In a genomic window of Croceibacterium sp. TMG7-5b_MA50:
- a CDS encoding MBL fold metallo-hydrolase → MTLDRRTFLRQNAAAASATLMLTTGEGALARTPAGPPIDFRSNLPATGSFPDRWICGSESLMDNTDPPVQVHWYNAHTAILRQNKAYSYEAPFAPLYFGNERVLLLDEGFTTWRNDWDLRGVVDQCIAEWCARHGRDPAAMELLVAFSHLHADHYAAVNQFADRPNTRYMGLTHWEMLGFWGMTNFPEEVVTLDLGGRDILIWGSPGHVVSEFAYYDSYTQILYTGDMFYRGRCYISFWEPWFDSMTRLIRFCDTHPVTHVMGCHVEISRDGQDYPYGLTWQPDEAPVEMSVQQLRDAYEMAKTITEPGIYFTGTVFLCNQTRGTTTIDVNPYRYD, encoded by the coding sequence ATGACGCTCGATCGCCGCACCTTCCTGCGCCAGAACGCCGCCGCCGCCTCCGCCACGCTGATGCTGACCACCGGGGAGGGCGCCCTGGCGCGGACGCCTGCCGGCCCACCGATCGATTTCAGGAGCAACCTGCCCGCCACCGGCAGCTTCCCCGACCGCTGGATCTGCGGATCGGAATCGCTGATGGACAACACCGACCCGCCGGTACAGGTCCACTGGTACAACGCGCACACCGCCATCCTGCGCCAGAACAAGGCCTACAGCTACGAGGCGCCGTTTGCCCCGCTATACTTCGGCAATGAGCGGGTCCTTCTGCTGGACGAAGGCTTCACCACCTGGCGCAACGACTGGGACCTGCGCGGGGTGGTGGACCAGTGCATCGCCGAATGGTGCGCGCGCCACGGCCGCGATCCTGCGGCGATGGAACTGCTGGTCGCCTTCAGCCACCTGCATGCCGACCATTACGCCGCGGTCAACCAGTTCGCCGACCGGCCGAACACCCGCTACATGGGGCTGACCCATTGGGAGATGCTGGGCTTCTGGGGCATGACCAACTTCCCGGAGGAGGTGGTGACGCTGGACCTCGGCGGGCGTGACATCCTGATCTGGGGATCGCCCGGGCACGTCGTGTCCGAATTCGCCTATTACGACAGCTACACCCAGATCCTCTACACCGGGGACATGTTCTATCGCGGGCGCTGCTACATCAGCTTCTGGGAACCGTGGTTCGACAGCATGACCCGGCTGATCCGGTTCTGCGACACGCACCCCGTCACCCATGTGATGGGTTGCCATGTGGAGATCAGCCGCGACGGGCAGGACTACCCCTACGGCCTGACCTGGCAGCCGGACGAGGCACCGGTGGAGATGAGCGTGCAGCAGCTGCGCGACGCGTACGAGATGGCCAAGACCATCACGGAGCCAGGCATCTACTTCACCGGCACCGTGTTCCTGTGCAACCAGACGCGCGGCACCACCACGATCGACGTGAACCCCTACCGCTACGACTAG
- a CDS encoding glutaredoxin, with translation MSENRTAIVYRMVMDKHVCPWGLKTVHLLKSAGYKVEDHWLRTRAETDAFKAEHGVKTTPQTFIGGRRIGGHDDVRRHLGRPVRDPDAVSYRPVIAIFGMAAAMALAVSWLVAGTIATVLAAELFVSLAMCLLAVQKLQDVDGFATMFLGYDLLARRWVPYASIYPFAEGLAGVLMTSHALDWLSVPIALFIGGIGAVSVFYAVYIQKRELKCACVGGGSNVPLGFVSLTENLMMVAMGVWMLAR, from the coding sequence ATGAGCGAGAACCGGACCGCGATCGTGTACCGCATGGTGATGGACAAGCATGTCTGTCCATGGGGGCTGAAGACGGTCCACCTGCTGAAGAGCGCCGGCTACAAGGTGGAAGACCACTGGCTGCGCACGCGGGCGGAGACGGACGCCTTCAAGGCGGAGCATGGCGTGAAGACCACGCCGCAGACCTTCATCGGCGGGCGGCGGATCGGCGGGCACGACGATGTGCGACGCCACCTGGGCAGGCCGGTGCGCGATCCCGATGCGGTCAGCTACCGCCCGGTGATCGCGATCTTCGGCATGGCGGCGGCGATGGCGCTGGCGGTCAGCTGGCTGGTGGCGGGCACGATCGCCACCGTGCTGGCGGCGGAGCTGTTCGTCTCGCTCGCCATGTGCCTGCTCGCCGTGCAGAAGCTGCAGGACGTGGACGGCTTTGCCACCATGTTCCTCGGCTATGATCTGCTGGCGCGCCGCTGGGTGCCGTATGCCTCCATCTATCCGTTCGCCGAAGGGCTGGCCGGCGTGCTGATGACCTCCCATGCGCTGGACTGGCTGTCGGTGCCGATCGCGCTCTTCATCGGCGGCATCGGCGCGGTGTCGGTGTTCTACGCGGTCTACATCCAGAAGCGGGAGCTGAAATGCGCCTGTGTCGGCGGCGGCTCCAACGTGCCGCTCGGCTTCGTGTCGCTGACAGAGAACCTGATGATGGTGGCGATGGGCGTGTGGATGCTGGCGCGGTAG
- the mntR gene encoding manganese-binding transcriptional regulator MntR, with protein MAEGDPQKVFERADAFRKVREAHQTEMAEDYVELIGDLIRQHGEARLTDIADNLGVTQATASKVVARLRRDGLVENRRYRSIFLSEAGQAMAAMSRARHQVVFDFLCALGVDEATAHEDSEGMEHHVSEETLTRLRNLTVELRGRAG; from the coding sequence ATGGCAGAGGGCGATCCCCAGAAGGTCTTTGAGCGGGCGGACGCCTTCCGCAAGGTCCGCGAGGCGCACCAGACCGAGATGGCGGAGGATTATGTCGAGCTGATCGGCGACCTCATCCGCCAGCATGGCGAGGCGCGGTTGACCGACATCGCCGATAATTTGGGGGTGACGCAGGCGACCGCCAGCAAGGTGGTCGCCCGCCTGCGCCGCGACGGTCTGGTGGAGAACCGCCGCTACCGTTCCATCTTCCTCAGCGAGGCGGGGCAGGCCATGGCCGCCATGTCACGCGCGCGCCACCAAGTGGTGTTCGACTTCCTGTGCGCCCTGGGCGTGGATGAGGCGACCGCGCACGAGGATTCGGAGGGGATGGAGCACCACGTGAGCGAGGAAACGCTGACGCGGCTGCGGAATCTTACGGTGGAGCTGCGCGGGCGAGCGGGCTGA
- a CDS encoding adenosine kinase, translating into MPEPRYDVIAIGNAIVDVMAPAADDLIARLGLNRGGMTLVDEAGAATLYDAMGPAREISGGSAANTLAGLAALGARCAFIGQVADDQLGQVFAHDIRAAGIAFDTPARAGQPSTARCLIFVSPDGQRTMNTFLGASQFLPAELIDEDAIADASVLYLEGYLWDPEEPRAAMRRAIAAARAAGRLVAFTPSEEFVIARHGDDFRALIADGQIDILFANQGELAALTGEQDFEAGLAKVSAQVPVLVVTRGANGAVAIVRGQRAEVAAEPVARVVDTTGAGDLFAAGFLWGHVRGRDAATCLRMGAIAAGEIISHYGARTELDLAQLVAERLG; encoded by the coding sequence ATGCCTGAACCCCGTTACGATGTGATCGCCATCGGCAATGCGATTGTCGACGTGATGGCGCCCGCCGCCGACGACCTGATCGCGCGGCTCGGCCTCAACCGCGGCGGCATGACCCTGGTGGACGAGGCGGGGGCCGCAACCCTGTACGACGCCATGGGCCCCGCGCGGGAGATTTCGGGCGGCTCCGCCGCCAACACGCTCGCGGGCCTCGCCGCCCTGGGTGCGCGCTGCGCCTTCATCGGGCAGGTGGCGGACGACCAGCTGGGCCAGGTGTTCGCGCACGATATCCGCGCCGCCGGTATCGCCTTCGACACGCCGGCCCGCGCCGGTCAGCCTAGCACTGCGCGCTGCCTGATCTTCGTCAGCCCGGATGGCCAGCGGACCATGAACACGTTCCTGGGCGCCAGCCAGTTCCTGCCGGCGGAGCTGATCGACGAGGATGCGATCGCGGATGCCAGCGTCCTGTACCTGGAAGGTTACCTGTGGGATCCGGAGGAGCCACGCGCCGCGATGCGCCGGGCGATCGCCGCCGCCCGCGCGGCGGGTCGGCTGGTGGCGTTCACCCCGTCCGAAGAGTTCGTGATCGCGCGCCATGGTGACGATTTCCGCGCGCTGATCGCCGACGGGCAGATCGACATCCTGTTCGCCAATCAGGGCGAACTCGCCGCTCTTACCGGAGAGCAGGACTTCGAGGCCGGCCTCGCCAAGGTGAGCGCGCAAGTGCCGGTGCTGGTGGTCACGCGCGGCGCCAATGGCGCGGTGGCGATCGTGCGCGGGCAGCGGGCCGAGGTCGCGGCCGAGCCGGTGGCGCGGGTGGTCGACACGACAGGGGCGGGCGACCTGTTCGCCGCCGGCTTCCTGTGGGGACATGTCCGCGGCCGAGACGCCGCCACGTGCCTGCGCATGGGGGCGATCGCCGCGGGCGAGATCATCAGCCATTACGGCGCGCGGACCGAACTGGACTTGGCGCAACTGGTGGCCGAGCGGCTGGGCTGA
- a CDS encoding EI24 domain-containing protein — MHHVARSLLLALRQLAERQVLAILLRSLLVSLALYAVLAGAGWWGLDRLFAWAGLEDALFAGAGPLRGLLSVLLVVTGLWLGWRIVAMAVIAFFADEVVAVVERQYYPAAAARAREPSLPVQARVALAGAGRALLVNLLVLPLAIALLVTGVGTLALFLLVNAVLLGRELQDMVWLRHRVGTGAPAPFTRAERFLLGGAIAVLLALPGIAFIAPLLGAAAATHLLHRKPEP; from the coding sequence ATGCATCACGTCGCCCGATCCCTGCTGCTGGCATTGCGCCAGCTGGCCGAGCGCCAGGTGCTGGCCATCCTGCTCCGCAGCCTGCTGGTATCGCTGGCGCTCTACGCCGTACTGGCAGGTGCCGGCTGGTGGGGGCTGGACCGGCTGTTCGCCTGGGCCGGGCTGGAAGACGCGCTGTTCGCCGGGGCAGGGCCGCTGCGCGGGCTGCTGTCGGTACTGCTGGTCGTCACCGGCCTGTGGCTCGGCTGGCGGATCGTCGCCATGGCGGTGATCGCCTTCTTCGCCGACGAGGTGGTCGCGGTCGTGGAGCGCCAATACTACCCCGCCGCCGCCGCCCGTGCGCGCGAGCCGTCGCTGCCGGTGCAGGCAAGGGTGGCCCTGGCCGGGGCGGGACGCGCATTGCTGGTGAACCTGCTGGTGCTGCCGCTGGCCATCGCGTTGCTGGTGACGGGCGTGGGGACGCTGGCGTTGTTCCTGCTGGTCAACGCCGTGCTGCTGGGGCGGGAGCTGCAGGACATGGTCTGGCTGCGCCATCGGGTCGGGACCGGCGCGCCTGCGCCGTTCACCCGCGCCGAGCGGTTTCTGCTGGGCGGCGCAATCGCCGTGCTGCTGGCGCTGCCGGGTATTGCGTTCATCGCCCCGCTGCTAGGTGCTGCCGCCGCCACCCATCTGCTGCATCGCAAGCCGGAGCCTTGA
- a CDS encoding GDSL-type esterase/lipase family protein, translating to MKLGGMVAGALLMATVPALAQDGGQQWIAGWTRPMMAASEVRNGPGPDTTVRAQVLVTAGGPQIRLRFSNAFGTGPLLVHQVRAAIAPEPGRDLIDPATARPVTFNGAAFVQIPPGADYLSDPVPLPVSAGGTVAITYHLPQAAETISSVPQNMVFTTFGTVAGDPATLPASTPGDRLPVLSGVHVEGGRCARTIAAIGDSITAHGGGTLTGTDRWTEVLATRLRAQPGMAGWSIVNLGISGGRVAKHDTGQAATARFERDVLSQPGLATVLVFEGVNDIGKLSREEAVTRESRTRTVAAIIEGYRQMIARAHDRGVRIVGITILPFRDTRTYRSDTLAEEDRQAVNAWIRAPGHFDAVIDLDPALTDPARPGYLLPSVDRGDGLHPSPTGQAVLGQAIPLAPLGAPVPGCS from the coding sequence ATGAAGTTGGGCGGGATGGTCGCGGGCGCGCTGCTGATGGCGACGGTGCCAGCGTTGGCACAGGATGGCGGGCAGCAATGGATCGCCGGCTGGACCCGCCCGATGATGGCCGCGAGCGAGGTGCGGAATGGCCCCGGTCCCGACACCACCGTGCGCGCGCAGGTGCTGGTCACCGCCGGCGGTCCGCAGATCCGCCTGCGCTTCTCCAACGCGTTCGGCACCGGGCCGCTGCTGGTGCACCAGGTACGCGCCGCCATCGCGCCCGAGCCGGGGCGCGACCTGATCGACCCGGCCACCGCACGGCCGGTGACCTTCAATGGTGCCGCCTTTGTCCAGATCCCGCCGGGCGCCGACTACCTGTCCGACCCCGTGCCGCTGCCGGTGAGTGCCGGGGGCACGGTGGCCATCACCTACCATCTGCCGCAGGCGGCGGAGACGATCTCCTCCGTGCCGCAGAACATGGTCTTCACCACCTTCGGCACAGTGGCCGGCGATCCCGCCACCCTGCCCGCCAGCACGCCGGGCGACCGCCTGCCCGTATTGTCCGGCGTGCATGTGGAAGGCGGTCGGTGCGCGCGCACGATCGCCGCGATCGGTGACTCCATAACCGCGCATGGCGGCGGCACGCTGACCGGGACCGATCGCTGGACGGAAGTGCTGGCGACGCGCCTGCGGGCGCAGCCGGGCATGGCGGGCTGGAGCATCGTGAACCTCGGCATCAGCGGCGGGCGCGTGGCCAAGCATGACACCGGCCAGGCCGCGACCGCGCGGTTCGAGCGTGACGTGCTGTCGCAGCCCGGTCTTGCCACCGTGCTCGTGTTCGAAGGCGTGAACGACATCGGCAAGCTGTCGCGGGAAGAGGCGGTGACGCGCGAAAGCCGCACGCGCACGGTCGCCGCGATTATCGAGGGGTACCGCCAGATGATCGCGCGCGCGCATGATCGCGGCGTGCGCATTGTCGGCATTACGATCCTGCCGTTCCGCGACACGCGCACCTATCGCTCCGACACTCTGGCGGAGGAGGACCGGCAGGCCGTGAATGCGTGGATCCGCGCGCCGGGTCACTTCGATGCGGTGATCGACCTCGATCCGGCGCTGACCGATCCGGCCCGGCCCGGCTACCTGCTGCCGTCGGTCGATCGGGGTGACGGGCTGCACCCCTCCCCCACGGGACAGGCGGTGCTGGGCCAGGCCATCCCGCTCGCCCCCTTGGGCGCGCCGGTGCCGGGCTGTTCGTGA
- a CDS encoding sugar-binding domain-containing protein, producing the protein MRLKTLILAGACLTAPSSWPVLAQDASVHVASPRQTFNFNTGWRMHHGEQADAATPRFDDAGWQAVVLPNAFNETEAFARDIRDLSTGITWYRKRFTLPSDAPVSDQGGKALLEFEGVRQAAEVWVNGTSVVLSENGAMAFGADITPLLRPGENVVAVRVDNAWDYKERESGSRFQWNDRNFNVNYGGITKNVRLHLTGDTYQTLPLWAGLGTTGQYVWADGFDLAARSATIHAETQVRNDGTTPRTLTLRAELRDRDGTLKATFDGTPQAVAAGESRSLSAEQVVADLQWWSWGHGYLYTVTTTLLEGGRPIDSVDVVTGFRKLDFDNGTVQLNGRAIQMHGYAQRSSNEWPAVGVSLPPWISDFSNQLLVDSGGNLVRWMHITPSKQDVESADRVGLLQAVPAGDSERDVNDRRWEMRVALMRDNIIYNRNNPSVVFWEGGNESISEGHMAELKAIRDRYDPHGGRAIGSREMLDSTIAEYGGEMLYINKSGDIPMWAMEYSRDESARLYQDNWTPPFHQDAPDYNRNGDSQAVEDVRRWYEYYRVRPGTGDRVSAGGVNIIWSDSNTHYRGDNNYRRSGEVDAMRLPKASFFAHQVMWNGWVDPAPGTHILGHWNYAPGTVKPVQVVSTGEEVELFLNGRSLGPGARSDGFLFTWPDVVWNGGVLEAVARHADRSVTRHKLETTGAPAALKLTPHTSPRGLVLDGADLALVDVEVVDAAGRRVPVANDMIHWTVDGPAGWRGGIAQGDSSGRPRPAVPVAGHDERYPGTAREEDNYILSLDLPVENGINRVMVRANAGGTGPVRLTARADGMAPVTIELPTAQPAAASGGLSTDFPERHQVASLSRGVTPGAPTLTPTRTTHHPVAVTSPGNAGELAMLNDDNELTRWVSDGTQRGAEITFDFGKVVRLSEVDMKAVGWRTRGYPLRLELDGRTVWEGATPQSLGYANIAFPPAAGRVLRIVQTAPVADRDAFGQIVELATPRAAGDTGADEVQPGWRLGIVEIDFHGPVAP; encoded by the coding sequence ATGCGTCTGAAAACCCTTATCCTGGCGGGTGCCTGCCTGACCGCGCCTTCGTCGTGGCCGGTTTTGGCGCAGGATGCGTCCGTCCATGTCGCCAGCCCGCGGCAGACGTTCAACTTCAACACCGGTTGGCGGATGCATCATGGCGAGCAGGCCGATGCCGCCACGCCGCGCTTCGACGATGCGGGTTGGCAGGCGGTGGTGCTGCCCAACGCCTTCAACGAGACGGAGGCGTTCGCCCGCGACATCCGCGACCTTTCCACCGGCATTACCTGGTACCGCAAGCGCTTCACGCTGCCGTCCGACGCGCCGGTATCTGATCAGGGCGGCAAGGCGCTGCTGGAGTTCGAGGGGGTGCGCCAGGCGGCGGAGGTTTGGGTCAACGGCACGTCGGTGGTCCTGTCGGAAAACGGGGCCATGGCGTTTGGCGCGGATATCACGCCCCTGCTGCGCCCTGGCGAGAACGTGGTGGCGGTGCGGGTCGACAATGCATGGGACTACAAGGAGCGGGAGAGTGGCAGCCGCTTCCAGTGGAACGACCGCAACTTCAACGTGAACTATGGCGGCATCACCAAGAATGTCCGCCTGCACCTGACCGGCGATACCTACCAGACCCTGCCCCTGTGGGCGGGCCTTGGCACGACCGGGCAATATGTCTGGGCTGACGGCTTCGACCTCGCCGCCCGTAGCGCCACGATACATGCGGAGACGCAGGTCCGCAACGATGGGACGACGCCGCGCACGCTGACCCTGCGGGCGGAGCTGCGCGACCGCGACGGTACGCTGAAGGCTACGTTCGATGGCACGCCGCAAGCGGTCGCCGCCGGGGAAAGCCGCTCCCTCTCGGCCGAACAGGTGGTGGCCGACCTCCAGTGGTGGAGCTGGGGGCATGGCTACCTCTACACCGTCACAACGACGCTGCTGGAGGGCGGGCGACCGATCGACAGCGTGGATGTCGTCACCGGCTTCCGCAAACTCGACTTCGACAACGGCACCGTGCAGCTGAACGGCCGGGCGATCCAGATGCACGGCTATGCCCAGCGTTCGTCCAACGAATGGCCGGCGGTGGGCGTGTCGCTGCCGCCATGGATCAGCGATTTCTCCAACCAATTGCTGGTCGACAGCGGCGGCAATCTGGTGCGCTGGATGCACATCACCCCGTCGAAGCAGGACGTGGAATCCGCCGACCGGGTGGGCCTGCTGCAGGCGGTGCCGGCCGGCGATTCGGAGCGAGACGTGAACGACCGCCGGTGGGAGATGCGGGTGGCGCTGATGCGCGACAACATCATCTACAACCGCAACAATCCCTCCGTAGTGTTCTGGGAAGGCGGCAACGAGAGCATCAGCGAGGGCCACATGGCCGAGCTGAAGGCGATCCGCGATCGCTACGACCCGCATGGCGGCCGGGCGATCGGCAGCCGGGAGATGCTCGACAGCACCATCGCCGAATATGGCGGGGAGATGCTGTACATCAACAAGAGCGGCGACATCCCGATGTGGGCGATGGAATATTCGCGGGACGAGAGCGCGCGCCTGTACCAGGACAACTGGACCCCGCCGTTCCATCAGGACGCGCCGGACTACAACCGCAACGGCGACAGCCAGGCGGTGGAGGACGTGCGGCGCTGGTACGAGTATTATCGCGTGCGGCCGGGCACCGGTGATCGCGTCAGCGCGGGCGGGGTGAACATCATCTGGTCCGACAGCAACACGCATTACCGGGGCGACAACAATTACCGCCGATCGGGAGAGGTGGATGCGATGCGCCTGCCCAAGGCCAGCTTCTTCGCGCACCAGGTCATGTGGAACGGCTGGGTCGATCCGGCGCCCGGCACGCACATCCTCGGCCACTGGAACTACGCGCCGGGCACGGTGAAGCCGGTGCAGGTCGTCTCCACGGGGGAAGAGGTGGAACTGTTCCTCAACGGCCGGTCGCTGGGGCCGGGGGCGAGGAGTGACGGCTTCCTGTTCACCTGGCCCGATGTGGTATGGAACGGCGGCGTGCTGGAGGCGGTGGCGCGGCATGCGGACCGTTCCGTCACCCGGCACAAGCTGGAGACCACCGGCGCACCCGCCGCGCTGAAGCTGACGCCGCATACCTCCCCGCGCGGACTGGTGCTGGACGGGGCCGATCTGGCGCTGGTCGATGTGGAGGTGGTCGACGCCGCGGGCCGACGCGTGCCTGTCGCCAACGACATGATCCACTGGACAGTGGATGGGCCGGCCGGCTGGCGTGGCGGCATCGCGCAGGGCGATTCCTCCGGCCGCCCTCGCCCAGCGGTGCCTGTGGCGGGGCATGACGAACGATATCCCGGCACGGCGCGGGAGGAGGACAATTACATCCTGTCGCTCGATCTGCCGGTGGAGAACGGCATCAACCGGGTGATGGTGCGCGCCAATGCGGGCGGCACCGGCCCGGTGCGCCTGACCGCGCGGGCGGATGGCATGGCGCCGGTCACGATCGAGCTGCCGACCGCGCAGCCGGCGGCGGCGAGCGGCGGCCTGTCCACCGACTTTCCCGAACGGCATCAGGTCGCCAGCCTGTCACGCGGGGTCACACCGGGGGCACCGACGCTGACCCCCACGCGCACAACGCACCATCCGGTCGCCGTCACCAGCCCCGGCAATGCGGGAGAACTGGCGATGCTGAATGACGACAACGAACTGACCCGCTGGGTCAGCGACGGTACGCAGCGGGGGGCGGAGATCACCTTCGATTTCGGCAAGGTCGTTCGGCTGAGCGAAGTGGACATGAAGGCGGTCGGCTGGCGCACGCGCGGCTATCCGCTACGGCTGGAGCTGGACGGGCGCACCGTGTGGGAAGGGGCGACGCCGCAATCGCTCGGCTATGCCAACATCGCCTTCCCGCCCGCTGCCGGCCGTGTGCTGCGGATCGTGCAGACCGCGCCGGTGGCCGATCGCGATGCCTTCGGCCAGATCGTGGAGCTTGCCACGCCCCGCGCAGCGGGCGACACCGGGGCGGACGAGGTGCAGCCCGGCTGGCGGCTGGGCATCGTGGAGATCGACTTCCACGGCCCGGTCGCACCGTAG
- a CDS encoding gamma-glutamyltransferase — protein sequence MNGTDGAGATGGLHRRQLLTASIAGLAMAALPEIGRAQSGQRAPDAPRSGEAIVASHRPGVPMPHGGVTAGHPLAAMAGTRMLLAGGTAADAVVAAMAVMNVVEPWASSIGGNGFATCLDRKAGSVHSLAFSGAAPLALDPAADPAVLDHGPKALTVPGAFGGWIALARRFGRLPLATLLEPAIGYARDGHPIDPSIVRFIDRAQRTITLYSTTARLFLPDGQAPAAYSPFRNPDLARTFQSLADAESAALRGGADRDRALQAAYDHFYTGPIAQEFDRFSRQQGGWLRAEDLARYQPRWADPVSTTYRGLDVYCSPLTSRTGLEMCAQLNLVEGFDLAALPAGDPRLLHLLIEAIKVAKADVYRWAADPAFADAPVAGLLSKRFAESRRRLIDPARAGLYPEGADPAQFALTRPRQLAHLADERSRGGDTTSLSAVDADGNAIAVTTTIGGGFGTFLVMGDTGVLFNNGLRLGSTAPDPAHPNHVAPGKVPLLGNGPTIVLDQGRLKAVFGSPGGETIGQTQFQTLVNLVDRAMPIQEAIEAPRFALNADPSFYRPGAAITVQAEDRIPAEVLQQLSAMGHRIEPVGPYAIGSIQGILVDPSGSRVAGADPRRMGYAVGY from the coding sequence ATGAACGGGACCGATGGCGCGGGCGCAACGGGCGGACTTCACCGGCGGCAGTTGCTGACCGCCTCCATCGCCGGGCTGGCGATGGCGGCCCTGCCGGAGATCGGGCGGGCTCAATCAGGACAGCGGGCGCCCGATGCGCCCCGTTCGGGGGAGGCAATCGTTGCTTCGCACCGGCCAGGGGTGCCGATGCCGCATGGCGGCGTTACCGCGGGCCATCCGCTGGCGGCGATGGCGGGCACGCGCATGCTGCTGGCGGGCGGCACCGCGGCCGATGCGGTCGTCGCGGCGATGGCGGTGATGAATGTGGTGGAGCCGTGGGCCTCCAGCATCGGCGGCAACGGCTTCGCCACCTGTCTCGACCGCAAGGCCGGCAGCGTCCATTCGCTGGCCTTTTCCGGTGCCGCGCCGCTGGCGCTGGACCCCGCCGCCGATCCCGCGGTGCTGGACCATGGGCCGAAAGCGCTGACCGTGCCCGGCGCGTTCGGCGGCTGGATCGCGCTCGCCCGCCGGTTCGGACGACTGCCGCTGGCGACGCTGCTGGAGCCGGCGATCGGCTATGCCCGCGACGGGCACCCGATCGATCCGTCGATCGTCCGCTTCATCGACCGTGCGCAGCGAACCATCACGCTTTATTCCACCACCGCCCGGCTGTTCCTGCCGGACGGACAGGCGCCCGCAGCCTATTCCCCGTTCCGCAATCCGGACCTTGCCCGCACCTTCCAGTCGCTCGCCGATGCGGAGAGTGCGGCGCTGCGCGGCGGGGCGGATCGCGACCGCGCACTGCAGGCGGCGTACGACCACTTCTATACCGGGCCGATCGCGCAGGAGTTCGACCGGTTCAGCCGCCAGCAGGGTGGCTGGCTCCGCGCGGAGGACCTTGCCCGCTACCAGCCGCGCTGGGCCGATCCCGTCAGCACCACCTATCGCGGTCTGGACGTATATTGCAGCCCGCTGACCAGTCGCACGGGGCTGGAGATGTGCGCGCAGCTGAACCTGGTCGAAGGCTTCGACCTCGCCGCCCTGCCCGCCGGCGATCCACGATTGCTCCACCTGCTGATCGAGGCGATCAAGGTCGCCAAGGCCGATGTCTATCGCTGGGCGGCCGATCCTGCGTTCGCCGATGCGCCAGTCGCCGGGCTGCTGTCCAAGCGGTTCGCGGAGAGCCGGCGGCGGCTGATCGATCCCGCACGCGCGGGACTGTACCCCGAAGGCGCGGACCCGGCGCAATTCGCACTGACCCGCCCGCGTCAGCTGGCGCATCTGGCGGACGAGCGTTCGCGCGGCGGGGACACGACCAGCCTGTCAGCGGTGGATGCGGACGGGAACGCGATTGCGGTCACCACCACGATCGGCGGCGGCTTCGGCACGTTCCTGGTGATGGGCGACACGGGCGTGCTGTTCAACAACGGCCTTCGGCTCGGCTCCACGGCGCCCGACCCGGCACATCCCAACCATGTGGCGCCGGGCAAGGTGCCCCTGCTGGGCAATGGGCCCACCATCGTGCTGGACCAGGGCCGGCTGAAAGCGGTGTTCGGCAGCCCCGGCGGGGAGACGATCGGCCAGACGCAGTTCCAGACGCTGGTCAATCTGGTGGATCGCGCCATGCCGATCCAGGAGGCGATCGAGGCGCCGCGCTTCGCCCTCAACGCCGATCCCAGCTTCTACCGGCCCGGCGCCGCGATTACCGTTCAGGCGGAGGATCGTATCCCGGCCGAAGTGCTGCAGCAGCTTTCCGCGATGGGCCACCGGATCGAGCCGGTCGGCCCGTACGCCATCGGCAGCATCCAGGGTATTCTGGTCGACCCGTCCGGCAGCCGGGTGGCAGGCGCCGATCCGCGACGGATGGGTTACGCGGTCGGGTACTGA